The Arachis ipaensis cultivar K30076 chromosome B03, Araip1.1, whole genome shotgun sequence region CTCATTAACAGAAATGGAAACCATGTTTGTAAATCCGAAATCTGAAATCTGAAACTTGAGTCGTGGCGGAGTGGATGCATCACTTCCATGATGTGATGTACCGTTTGTCCGAGGTGCTGCGAAACAGCGCATATGCAGATGCATTTGCGGATTTTGAACCTGATTGGGAGTTCATACTCCAAAAAAATCGAAGTCATGACAAAGCAGAAGCATCTTCTTCTGCTGACCGAGAAATTACAAGGTGAGAAAGATCAAGAGCAACAGCAAGGATCTTCGTATCTGAAGGCTGATGTTTacggaagagaaaaagaaaagaatgagaTGGTTGACTATTTGTTATCTGATCGATCCAGTGGTACCGTTGGCAACACGTCTGTGATTGCAACCGTGGGCGTTGAAGGGATTGGTAAGACCACCTTTGCTGAAATTGTCTACCACGACAACCGAGTCAAGGCCTCTTTCGAACTCCGAGGCTGGGTGGACTATCAAGAGGGTATTGATGCTGTGAGTTTGGGGAATATTGTTCTTGATAGACAGCTTTTAAGCTAAAATTACAAATTATTTACATAGTTACCAACTATATAGACAGCTTTTAGCAATGTTGAAATAAcatttctattaatttttctccCCCCTATTTCGTTTCTTCTAAATATTGCAGAAAAGATGGGCAACGGAATCCCACTCACTGATGAAGAAAGGATGCCATGGCTTGAATCACTAAGAGATGCCACAAAAGAACACAGTTAACGGAAATGGTGTGATTCTTGGGTGTTCTGCATTGAAGAAGCAATATAGAGAAACACTAAGATCAAGTGACCCTGATTACAAATTGGGAAGTTATGTAACAAGTGCTGTTAGCTTTGTACTACTGGAAGCTTCTGCTGAGGTGCTAAGTGTTCGTTTAAATAAAAGAGCAGAAGGGACACATTATATGCCAGCATCTCTTTTGCAATCTCAGTTGGATTTGCTTAAGATTGATGAATCTGAGGGAATACTTAGGGTTGATGCCACTTTAAGTCCTCAATCCATTGTCAAAACCATTATTATAGGCATTTTCCAATTTCAGGACTCTTTTCATTCATCACAATGTTGAAACTAGAAGTTatctataataataaataatactaATGATTAAATCAGCTTTCATCATTAAGTATTATTCAAACAAAAGTAGGATATGAATTATCCTAGGATTGTTTCATTTGAATTGGCTAGTGAATCATATAATTAAGCCTAATTTTTCCGGATGGTTAACATTTTTAAGATATGATGCAATCATTTCCTATCATcattcataaattaatgcaactcCCAGAACAATAAGAGTTAAATTAATAAGAGAGAATTTGCTACATGAACAAATAACTAAACTATAAAAAGCAAAATCCTCTACATTAATAATGCATATAAAATAAATATCTATTTATGTTAGAACTGACAAGATACTCcactgatggtttcagtggctaagagaaggggggttgaatcttagccccctttttgcttgctaacacttgctggacttagaggagacttttctgtttttagctcaTCACTTCACACGAGActaaaggagaagaaaatctgtaaacttaggtagctctgagaatcctatGCCTTGCACTCTTACTGCTTACTTCTAGCTCATTGCTTTAAACAGTGGTTGTTcactctttttatagaagagagaagcctccactTTTGAAGCCAAAAACCAAGCTTAACGTCTTTTCCTTCACACATAACCGGTTCGGCCacccagagagagaagagataaccatgctaaacccaacatgcaattacctctagtccttccttggtcatcacccttcatcaatccgagcactccatccttggcttgctctccaagatggatttctggcccttgatgcttcatgatgatgatggcttcttCTACTCCACTTTATCTcttccttgatgacaaacattattaaaattgaaatggaaagaaatataAACATTGAGTatgagtactccctttgaagatttgaatttctcccctttcaaaatgtcacatggctcccccttgaTATATGCTTATTCTTACCAAGGGAAGCCGAtcctttctttgcaatttttccAAGCTTTCTCGCTCTCAAGAGCTTGCTTGCGAGCCTCTTTGTGAGATTGAACCATCATTTCTGCCATGTTTGAGAATTCACCCAAAATCTCTTTGAGGGATTTGACCGTTTTGGAAGACTCTGGCCTGGTCTCATTGTCACTATCCGATGCAACAGATTTGCCCCATTTGGTTCCCTTAGtcgctcctcctcctctgattgaGGATACTTTGTTTTCTACTGCCTCATTCAACAGATCAACTTTAAAGTATTCAAAAATTCTAGTTAAAAACATACCATAAGGCAGGTTAGCCTTTTTGGTGCTTCTAACAGAATCCCACATATGCCTAATCATAATATAGCCAAAGGATATCGGAGTAGAGGTAACCAAAGCAAATAATATGAGACAGTCAGAAAATGTTACTCGGTTGTGTGAGCCGCTTTGGGGAGTCAGAATATGGGTGATGATTCGGTGAAACAGAGAGTTGACTAGTCCTAGAGCTTTGTGAGTTGGAATCGTTCCATGCAAGCCAGAAAGATTCTCGCAAATGTGCTGAAGAACCGTTTTGTATGAAACGCCGACTTGTGTATCCCATTTGTCTACCATGTACGCTCGCGGTCCTTCATCCTTGAAGCCCAGGGCCGCTCCAATGGTCTCAAAATCAAGGGTTATTTGAACCCTTTTGACATAGGAATGAAGAGTGCCGTCAATGAGTCGCATATTGGTGTAGAACTCTCGGACTAGGCCAGGATAGACTGGTTTCTGGATGAGAAGAAGTGGCTTCCAGTTGAGGAGTTCGAACATAGAGGAGATGTTGATGCCTTTGTTGGTGAGAGTGTCGAGACTGACAAGGTAGGTTGCGCACAAATGACGTTTTTCCATAACCTCATTGTGAAACTCAAAAGAGGTACAAGAGTTGAATCTGCTCGGATCAAAGTGGGAGTGAGTCTTGCCATACTTGTTTCTGAAATCCAAGGATTCCAAATTTGGAGGTTCGGTGGTGTCATTTAGTGCAAACCCCTTGGTCTTCTGTGAACTTTTTCCGGGGGTAGTTCTCTTTGGTGGTGAAGATGGTGGTGAATGAATGGGAGAAGTATGagattcttcctcttcctcaatgCGGGGCTCCTTATTTTtcccgcttcttcttcttccagaGCTCTTTTGTGCCACAACTTTTCTTCTCATGGCTTTGGTGTGCTTGGTTGGGggtgaaggagaagatgaagaagtagaATGTATGTGAATATGAGTGTGGGTTTGAGGGGTTGATGATTTTTGGGAGAGAAGGATTCTTTCGCTCTTTCTTGGcgcggttttctttttcatggtgatGGAAGAGTGGAATATGAAAGGTGAAGTAACCGAATTGAGTGGGGGAGAAGGAAGGTGAGAGACACATTAAATGAGGACTGGAGAGAGAATTTGGTGGAAGTAATGACCATTAGTGGACGGTTAATGACCATTATGGTGTAGTTATTACCCAAAAATGATTtccccttttttattttgaaatctaAAATCTGAAAAGTTGTTGCCTTAAATCAAGGGATTAGATGGAGAGagggatttgatttgacaataaccactTCCAAAAAGATATGATGACACAGGAAAAAGATTTTTATTTGCATAGAGAGATAACTACCACAACGGCAAAGTGGGGTCAAGAAAATTAGGTGGGGCCCATGAGAATTTTCTTTTAGACACTGTCTCCCCCTTGATCACAGCCCTTCCAACGCTTCTAattttatctcgtccaaacctacgagacaaaactgaataGAATCAACTTTTCACAATTTATCAATGAAAcataaatcaaacattcccaaactttttctcagggcacagaatctgtcttcacagaagggttttgtaaaaatatcagcaatttggtcttcagattttataaattgaatatcaatagtacccttttgcacatatTTCCtgataaaatgatattttatctcaatgtgcttggttcttgagtgcagaaccggattttttgaaatgtttatagcactcatattatcacaaaataaaggtatactattgatttttaatttgtaatcttccaattgtgtttttaaccaaattaattgtgaacagcatgcagatgcagaaatatattcagcttcagctgtggatagagccactgtggcttgcttcttgcttgaccacatgttgagtgagcttccaaggaagcaacacacgCCGGaggtgctccttctatccactctatctcccgcataatctgcatcacaaaaccctactgcacaaaagtcatcagatttaggataccacaagccataatcacaagttcccttgatgtatctaatgatgtgcttaacagccgtaagatgggattcttttggatgagattgaaaccttgaacatacacccacactttggactatatccggtctagaggaagtAAGGTACATAAgagaacctatcattcctctataccttgtttcatccacatcttgaccctcatcatccttttcaagttttgtattAGGATGCATTGGAGTTCCCATTGATTTGGANNNNNNNNNNNNNNNNNNNNNNNNNNNNNNNNNNNNNNNNNNNNNNNNNNNNNNNNNNNNNNNNNNNNNNNNNNNNNNNNNNNNNNNNNNNNNNNNNNNNNNNNNNNNNNNNNNNNNNNNNNNNNNNNNNNNNNNNNNNNNNNNNNNNNNNNNNNNNNNNNNNNNNNNNNNNNNNNNNNNNNNNNNNNNNNNNNNNNNNNNNNNNNNNNNNNNNNNNNNNNNNNNNNNNNNNNNNNNNNNNNNNNNNNNNNNNNNNNNNNNNNNNNNNNNNNNNNNNNNNNNNNNNNNNNNNNNNNNNNNNNNNNNNNNNNNNNNNNNNNNNNNNNNNNNNNNNNNNNNNNNNNNNNNNNNNNNNNNNNNNNNNNNNNNNNNNNNNNNNNNNNNNNNNNNNNNNNNNNNNNNNNNNNNNNNNNNNNNNNNNNNNNNNNNNNNNNNNNNNNNNNNNNNNNNNNNNNNNNNNNNNNNNNNNNNNNNNNNNNNNNNNNNNNNNNNNNNNNNNNNNNNNNNNNNNNNNNNNNNNNNNNNNNNNNNNNNNNNNNNNNNNNNNNNNNNNNNNNNNNNNNNNNNNNNNNNNNNNNNNNNNNNNNNNNNNNNNNNNNNNNNNNNNNNNNNNNNNNNNNNNNNNNNNNNNNNNNNNNNNNNNNNNNNNNNNNNNNNNNNNNNNNNNNNNNNNNNNNNNNNNNNNNNNNNNNNNNNNNNNNNNNNNNNNNNNNNNagaaagaaagttagctctcccattaaactcatctcaaactcactagtcatgagttttccaaactcttcacacaagaaaatgttggccgatccaaatacaatgtcatcaacataaacttgaacaaggagtatatcatcattagctgctttaataaataaagtagtgtcggtggtacccatttgaaattgattttccaacaagaaggcacttaacctttcataccaagctcttggagcttgtctaagaccataaagggCCTTAgttagtttgaaaacatgatttggaaattctttatgctcaaaaccggggggttgtgccacatacacttctctatcaataaagccattaaggaaagcacatttaacatccatttgaaacattttgaaacctttatgggcggcataggcaagaagcaatctaATTGCTTCCAATCTAGCTAcgggagcaaaagactcatcaaaatctataccctcttcttgatcgtaaccttgggccactaatctagccttattacgaacaacttgtccatcctcaccaagcttatttttaaatacccacttagtacccgttaccttcttaccatccggatgaggtactaatgtccaaacctcattcttgtcaaattgagcaagaTCATCTTGCATGGtcttgacccatgatggatcttcaagagcttgtttgacattgttgggctccatttgtgacaagagagcgAGGTTGCTAGGTTCCGTTTGCCTTTTGATgaaggatcttgttgttacaccatgagagggatcaccaatgatgaagtcatgaggataacccctcatagacttccattctctaggttttcggacaggtgtagagctttgatgaacttctggtggtctcactgtttcagttgctcgtgcctactcaggagacaaaatggaaatgtctcctccaaactgacgagacaaaaccgggctgacagattcttcattttgcacagatttgggattttcttgaTTGGTTCCAgcctcttcacaatctgaatcattatccttcacaatactgggaattaagttagaatcacaaaaagtaacatgtatggattcctctatggttctatgttctttgagataaactctataggccttgcttgtggtggaatatccaacaaacattccttcataggattttggatcaaattttccaaggttttTCTTATTGTTGagcacaaagcatttgcatccaaaaacatgaaaatacttaagatttggaggggttcctttccatagctcataaggcattttctttaacccttttctaatgattgttctattcaaaatataacatgctgtgttCACAGCCTCAGCCCATAAGAATTTAAAAGTTTCACTCTCACATAACATAGctctagtcatttcttgaaggcttctattccttctttcaaccactccattttgttggggggttctagggcatgaaaaattatgagaaatccctaagtcatcacagaatttttcaaagtcttgattttcaaattctcttctatgatcacttctcaaatgggcaattttcaaatccttttcattttgaattttcttgcaaagggtggaaaaagcatgaaaggcatcattcttatgagcaaggaaaagtactcaaccaaatctagagtaatcatctaccaccacaagaccatagtgtttacctcctaaactttaagttctagtaggaccaaaaagatcaatatgtaacatctctaatggccttttggttgagattccatcttttgatttaaaagaggattttacttgtttgcccaattggcaagcatcacaagtaagatccttatcaaacttgatgtttggaattcctctaaccaaattctttttgactagcttagaaatttggtacatgctagcatgacccaactttctatgccaaagccatttttcagattcaagagatgtaaagcatgttacattttgttcctttaaatcctcaagagttaatccatacacattgttacaCCTTTTGGCCTCCAATAAAATATCTCCAGTTTTCTCACACACAACCAAACAGACAAACTTCTTAAAAACAACTTTAAAACCCAAATCACACAGTTGACTAACACTAAGCAAATTAtgtttcaagccatgtacaaggagaacatcatttatacgagaagaaaaatttttaccaactttcccaacagccactatttttccttttgcatcatcaccaaaagtgacaagtcctccatcatattcatcaagctttatgaagaaggttgtctttccggtcatatgcctagagcatccgctgtccatataccacatattttctttccgtttggatgctaggcacacctacaaaacaagcttaagtgaccttaggtatccaaatctttttggatccttttacgttaaaccatcttctatgtcctaagccattgtaataaaaaacaattttataaaccTTATCACCAAccattctttcaccaaaaaaatattgaataGGAAAGTGCCCATGTCGATTGCATagcctacaaaatcttggagttgctgttttgttaaagtggGTGGGGTCTTGATTCCTTGTATCATTTGAAGATGAAGCAAtgttttcaaaatgagatttttcagatttataaaaccccaacccagccttatcataaataggtttttgactagccaagatttgattcagattttcagaactttgggtgaacttggctaagtcttccttaagtcttttaacctctttaagcaactcttcattttgcttaaaacaatccacatatgcaagaacggaatgattactttcacagctcttgatttgggctcttaactgcttattctcttcaacaagatcacaagcagtttcggcctctctcactttttcttttaaaaaactgTTTTCAGccttaagaatggtgatttgttgttcaagttcttgattttccagcagaaaacatcttattttttcagaaaggtggtctatcataagatgaagatcttcagtgttaggattatgaaagactacctgatctatgtgatctgccatgagacaaggttgtgacttggtttcggattcctcatcatcatcatccgagtcattttccaaatcttcccatgaggccatcagtcccttcttctttcctcttttcggcttttcctccttctttaacttgggacaatcagatttgaaatgccccatttccttgcagttgtaacaagtaactttgctaaggtctttcttcactctccttgagctgctgcctttgcctttaagcttcatcattttcctgaattttttggcaaacaacacaaattcatgtTCAGAGAAGTTATCACTGGACtcttcatccagagggttagtcatagaagaaaaagcaattcctttcttttttgaatcttttttcaaataggtgttttcaaaggcaagaagatttcctctcaaatcatcaactgtcatggaatctaagctactgctctcagaaacaattaaagcttttgtttcccactcttttgtgagacatctcaacactcttctcactagcacagattcagaatgtgtaattcccagagcatctaagccaacaatgatggcgttgaaccgttcgaacagttcatcaatggactttccttccttcattgcaaacatttcatactctctatttAACATGTCTGTCTgagtcttctttacaatggtggttccttcatgggtgatttgcaatttgtcccagatttcctttgccgttgtgcatcttgatgcccgtcggtactcctcaaaactgatagcacagttgagcagattgatggccttggcgttgaactccacctTTTTTCTATCTTCATCCGTCCAACTTGCTTCAGGTTTAAGAGAaacaactccttcggcacttgtaaCAGTTGGATATTGAGGTCCTTCCAAGATGATTTTCCatagtctgtaatccactgcttgcacaaatatcttcatcctctccttcaaataggtataatttttcccattgaaaagaggaggtctgttgcttgattgtccttcggTCAAATTGTAGGACAccacatttgagccactgttttctgccatgaggatctttactccaagctgcaaagcttaatctctttgagaccaagctctgataccaattgatggtttcagtggctaagagaaggggggttgaatcttagccccctttttgcttagTAACACTTGCTGATCTTTGAAACTAACTTAGGaaatgagactcaagacatgacaaaattaaacagaaaaatactaaacagaatacattgaaggagaagaaaatctgtaaacttaggtagctctgagaatcctatgccttgcactctcactgcttacttctagCTCCTTGCTTTAAACAGTGGTTGTTcactctttttatagaagagagaagcctccactTTTGAAGCCAAAAACCAAGCTTAACGTCTTTTCCTTCACACATAACCGGTTCGGCCacccagagagagaagagataaccatgctaAACCCAACATCCACCATTCGGACACATTCTTAATCTTAATTTAATTAGAATAGAGCAAATATTCCTACTATCTGATAAAAATCCCTGTTGCATATTTTAAAAACATGCTGCTCCACTATAAAATCAAGTGGAaagtaatataattatttaaattatgttCAATTCTATGTAAGATTAAGAAAACATAAGCTACATATTTTTAATGCAGAAGTCGTAACAATTGTCCGGATAGCAATAAAAACTTTGTATTTAACTTGGCAAAGTTGTCCTTAATGTAACTGAAACCATATATTTTCACTACAAAAAGTACCAACTCATCAGTGTGAAACTGTAATACTAAAAATTTACAGATAAAAATATATGGACCAACCAATGACTTTTCAAATTGATCAACGAATAATGAACAAATAAACCACAACTTAACATGGAATTGCATGTTAGTCTCTTAGCTGGACTAACCCTCTCTTTTGGAAGTGAGGAGTGAAAAACGTACTTTTTTTCCATTCTGGTCTGCTAAGCAGAGCATCAAGCATCATTTCTTTGCCTTGGCGAATCTAAGGCATCGGTACTTTTCGCCGCTCACTGTAATTTCAAGAGCTCCATCTTGGTTATCTTGATTTGAGGCAGTTCCCATTAAGACACTTTTTTCTTTCTCAAGATAGGATTTGAGGCAGTTCCCATTAAGACTTTTTCTTTCAGAGGAAAAAGCTTCTCATTTGATCCAATTGTGGAGGAGCAGACAGCTTACATCACCCAAGTCAGTCCCACTAAGTTTGTTTTAATGGGAACTTCTTTCCTTGCCGCTGAAGTCACTTTGAGGTGACAACCAAACTCACGAATTCTTTTGAACGATGCAAGATTGAAGATGAAAGTCTTGGAAGAGAAGTAACTCAATATGCATGTATTATATTATGAATTGATTGTGTGTTACACTGTTATGACTCTGCACTATATATAGAGTCCAAGACTGACCTAAAGAAACTATTCTGTTATAACCAACTTTAACAGAATGTATATAAAAGGAAACTAAACTGATTTAGTTATTACTAAGTATAAACAACACTAGCTCTGCACTTTATGCTCTGTATGTTCAGTCTCTACGCTATTATCCTCCCTCAAATGCAAGTTCACTTCGGAAGTTACCTTGAGTTTGGTTTTAAAGCAATCAAATGATGTGAAATAGAGGGATTTTGTGAAGATGTCCGCAATTTGTTTTGTGGAAGGGATGTGCACCacatttaatttgttttgattgattctttTCCTAATAAAATGGAGATCCAATTCGAAATGTTTTGTCTTATTATGCAGAATTGATTTGCTGTTAACAGCACAACATTGATGTCGCTGAACAATGTTGGAACCATGTTTGATGAAAAGTTGAGTTCAGTTGGTAGATTTTGGATCCAAATCACTTTTGAATCAGCACCCTAAATTCTTTCATGTGAATTTTTGCCCATTTACTCTAATATTACTTTGGTTTAAAATATAATTTCAGGAGTGTGATAGGTATATTATAGAAATTTATAAGTttccattataaaaaattattttgtatattgATTTTGGTGCAAAATACATTTTTCTGCTGCAGCAGCTTATCACACAGTCGGGTTAGTCTGAACCTAAGTTTGCAGTATCTGTCTTAGAAAAACGAGAATGAGATAAAATGCAAAAACAACACGTTAACACCAATCTTCTTTGAGATTTCCAGCGTCTTGCATAAATACAAAAGGGAATTTGGTTAGGACGCAGTTTTAAATACAGGAATATTACACATTcaagtatttttataaattaagtttaattaaattaaataataaaatttaaaataatattagtcataattaatttttattatgttagaCTAATTTAATTAGACTTAATTAACAAAAATACTTGAATGAAAAGCATTATTTGTTCTGATAAATAGAAATATcttcatcaaaaacaaaaaactaCTATTGGCACAGTGGAAGGACAAAGTAATTGGGTATCTAGCCTAGTTGTAATAGTTGACCATAAATGTGAGTCCAGTAAAGAAATATAAGTCCGACTCGAATCCACTTAATTCGCGGATTATCCAAGTCATGCCAAAATGACCCTCTTATGAACTGGTTATATTTTTATGGGCTCGAATCACCTATTTTTACGAGTAAACGGGTCGAGTCATGACTCTATTAATGACACACATCTGACTTAAAATATAGAGAAGTGCTAAAAAGCtagtaaattttgtgatttttagtcatcaattagttattattagtatgtttaatagtataaaattacatCTAATACTGGccagattttaataaaaattttgtgatttttagtcatcaattagttattattagtatgtttaatagtataaaattacatCTAATactggccaaattttaataaaagtacttgTTGTGGCAAGAACAgaataaaagaaatttaaaaCAAATCTTACTTTGTAAGCTCCGTTGACCAGAAAAGTAAGCTACCAACCATCACCGTGTACTGCCCATATTAATAGTATTAGTATGTAATAATGACTCTCCTACGACGAAACTTCCAAAGTCAACCATTGATGCAGTGTTCCATATTTGGCTCAAGCTAGAGGCAGAGACGCAGAGTGGAAAAAAAAAGGTGCTAGTTATCAATTACTCTGTTTGGATCTCTAATCAAGAATCGTGTGAAGTTAGTGGTTGCTTGTGTTAGAAGGCACAATGGTGGGTGTGCTGGTGAGCGCTCTTCTCCCTGCCGCTTTGCAAGTCTTGATTGACAGGCTAGCTTCTCGTCAGCTCTTGGACTTGTTTTCTCGGAGAACTATTGCAGCATCGGCAGCTGCCGCCGGGGCAGAGAAGCTAAAGCTGCAGCTGCTC contains the following coding sequences:
- the LOC107629706 gene encoding putative disease resistance protein RGA3 isoform X2, yielding MQMHLRILNLIGSSYSKKIEVMTKQKHLLLLTEKLQGEKDQEQQQGSSYLKADVYGREKEKNEMVDYLLSDRSSGTVGNTSVIATVGVEGIGKTTFAEIVYHDNRVKASFELRGWVDYQEGIDAKRWATESHSLMKKGCHGLNH
- the LOC107629706 gene encoding putative disease resistance protein RGA3 isoform X1, with protein sequence MQMHLRILNLIGSSYSKKIEVMTKQKHLLLLTEKLQGEKDQEQQQGSSYLKADVYGREKEKNEMVDYLLSDRSSGTVGNTSVIATVGVEGIGKTTFAEIVYHDNRVKASFELRGWVDYQEEKMGNGIPLTDEERMPWLESLRDATKEHS